DNA sequence from the Paenibacillus physcomitrellae genome:
TATCCGGTGTGAAAGCTTCATTAGGTCCCGTGAGGAGACCGTCTTTGACAATCAGCTGATCAGCGGCCAGAAGCAGCTCTTCCTCCGGCACGTAGAGGCAGATGTGGCCCGGTGTGTGACCTGGCGTATAAATGACCCGAAGACCTCCGCCAACCGGCAGCTGCTCACCATCCTCCAGCAAACGGGTAATCCGGATGTCCTTCAAATCCACCGAAAGCTGCTCAAGCGCTTGCCGCATAGGCTCGGGCATAGTGGCGATACGGTCGGCTCCCATTTTCAGGAAAGGCGCTTTGCCTTCAATCACATCCGCATCTCCTGAATGAGCCCAGATTTCAGGTTTGGAAGGAAGGGAAGCGACGATGGCAGGCAAACTGCCGATATGGTCGATATCCTGATGGGTCAGAATAATGCGCCGGATGTCGTTCCAAGCCACGCCGGCCTCGCGGACAGACTCCTGAATAACCTCCAGCGAACCGGGCATGCCGGTATCTATCAGTGTTGCACCGTCTTGTTCGCTCCATATCAATACAGGGTGCATGCCGTTATGTTCAAGATTCAAATCAAAAATCCCTTGACTCAGCTTTTGAATCATCGTCTCCAACTCTCCTTTTGATTTCGGTTATAGGCGATTGCCGTCAACTATTATATCAGAATAGACATATATTTTCCTGAAAAGCCGTATAATCTGTGCGCATCGGGCCATACCAATAACAGGTTTGAAAGGTCTTGATTCGAGGTAAAAAACAGTGTACCCGCGAAATCTCCAAGGATAAGGGAGGTGAGCCAGTTGGCGGACAACCATGAGAAGAACTCCAGATCGGGAGCATCCGGGATGGATCAGCCTGAACAATACGAAACGGATACCGAAAGTTTGTTTGACCGGTTTGAAAGTGAACGAAATGTCGATCCGATTCCTGTAGAGGACCTTAACGAGGAGGTTAAGGAGGAGCGGAACAAAGAGGAGACCAAGCATCATTCTTCGAGCGAAAAAAAATATTTAACCGGCTTTGAATAAGCCGATATTCATGAGAACCAGGCCGTCCGGCAGTGAGGGCGGCCTGGTTTGGTTTTGTTTCCGGCTTCCGTCTGGCGCAACGTTATTTCCGGAGCTCGGGAACCACATTTTGCGGATCTGCTCCCAGCAGAGCGGAGACCAGATTCTCCGCAGCCAGCATAGCCATATCGTTCCGGGTTTGGGCAGTAGCCGACCCGATGTGCGGCAGAGTCACTACATTCTGGAGCTGAAGCAGGGTATGATCCGGCTGAACAGGCTCTCTTTCAAAGACGTCAAGTCCGGCGCCGAAAATTTGTCCCTGCTGAAGCGCTTCGGTTAAAGCCTCTTCATCGACGACCGGGCCACGTGAGGCATTGATAAAGATGCCTGTCGGCTTCATTTGTGCAAATTCATTCCGGCCGAAGAGGTGACGGGTTTGCGGGGTGAGCGGCGTCATCAGGACTACAAAATCGGCCTCATGCAGCAAATCGTTCATTTCCGCATATTTGGCGCCAAACTTATGCTCGGCATCCGGCTTACGGTGGCGGTTGTGATACACGATGTCCATCCCGAAGCCGAAATGGGCTCTCTGCGCAACCGCTTCGCCGATCCGTCCCATGCCGATGATGCCTAGCTTCTTATGATGCATGTCCAATCCGAACAACACATCGTTGTCGCCTTTCTTCCATTGTCCCTGCTTCACGTAGGTATCAAGCTCCGGCACACGGCGGCAGACAGCCAGCATGAGCGCCAGGATCAAATCAGCCACCGTATCATCCAGCACGTTCGGAGTATGAGTCCCGATAATCCCCCGTTCTTTCATGGCGTCCAGATCAAAATGGTTATAGCCTACACTCATCGTGCTGACGGCTTTCAGTTTGGGAGCGCGGCTGAGCAGTTCAAGGCCGATCTTATTGCCGGAGGTCAGCAGGCCATCCGCTTCCGCCAGCTCTTCGAGCAGAACTTCATATGGAATGGCGCCGGGGCCTTCCCATTTCCGGTATTGAACATGTTTAGCCAGGTAGCTCTCCGTTTCGTCCGGAATCTTGCAGGCAACGTATACGTGTGGTTTCACAATCAAAACTCCTTCCATAACAGGTGTTAAATGAAAAACAGCAGGATAACCGGTTACCGGCTTCCATCTTCTCCTTAACTTTACACCTGCGGGCCGGAGGAAGAAACCCCATGCCGAGTTATACAAAGTTGGGGCTCGCGACTTTTATGCGGTCATTATAGTATCCAACGACTTTTAGCAGTACCAGCCCCTGAAACTTATCTAAGCGAATCCAAAAAATAAATGACCTCTCCGGTTCCGGAGAGGTCTTGTCATGAACATAATTCAACAGTCCTGGGCTTGAAAGCCGAAATAAAAAAATACAGTCAAGGCGGGGAGACTTTCCCGGATACGGAAGGGGCTGTATTTGTTCGGTGCGCCAGCTTGGTAATCAATTGAATGTCCTGATCGGTCAGTCGGTTGAGGAAATGTTCACGTATTGCCTTGGCGGCTACAGGACGAGCATCCTCCAGTGCGGATTGCCCGGCGTGGGAAATGATCACCTGAACGCCGCGGTCTGAGTCCAAAGGTTTTCTTAGAACAAGCCCGCGCTGCTCCATCCGAGTCAGATGATGGGACAACCGGCTCTTTGTCCACTCCATGGAATCGGCCAATTCCTGCTGTCGAAGTTTACCGCCGCCCAGAAGATCCAGACGGTCCAAGATCCCAAAGTCGCCTTCAGACAAGCCGGTATGCTCGGACAGGTCTTTGATTACGCGGTCGAAGATGTTCTTAAAGGAGCCTTTCCACATATACCATATATTCATTTCTTCTTCGGTTAACTGGTTCTTATTCATAGGGACATCATAGCATGGTTGACGCGTCAACCACAATAATGTTAAAGTAATCACAGGTTGACGTGTCAACCATAATGCAACTTGCAATGATCTGTATCCAATACGAATTAGCGGATACCTGGCCAGGATCCCCTAAGGTAAGATTCTGAGTTTCAGAGAAATTTAAGAAACATAGAAGAGAGAGTAAATTCACACACCCAAGGAGGAAATTCGCATGAACAAACTGATAAATAAAGCCCGAAATATCCCTGTGAGTGCGCCTGCTCCTGTTATCTCCGTCAGTCCGGTATCCCTGCCGTCACCGGGGCGGGCCGTAGAGCTTCAAGTCCGGGTCTCCGCTCCCATAACCGGTCGCGATCTGCCCGTCATCCTTCTCTCGCATGGGCATGGATATTCGAATCACCTTTCTTCGTTAAATGGTTACGGTCCGCTCGCCAATTTCTGGGCCGCGCACGGCTTTGTCGTCATCCAGCCCACCCATCTGGACTCCAAGACATTGGGTCTTGATACGGACGGCCCTGAGGGGCCTTTGTTCTGGCGGTCGCGCGCAGAGGACATGAAGCGGATTATGGACCATTTGGACATGATTGAGGATTCCGTTCCCGGGCTGAAGGGACGTATGGACCAGAACCGGATCGCTGCAGCCGGTCATTCCATGGGGGGACACACGGTAAGTCTGCTGCTTGGTGCCCGTCTTACGGACCCTGCAGACGGAACGGAAGTCGATTTGTCCGATACACGGATTAAGGCCGGCGTGCTGCTTGCTGCTCCCGGAAGGGGCGGGGAGGATCTCAGCGCGTTTGCGGCTGAACATTATTCCTTTTTACTATACATGAGTTTTGCCGCGATGCAGACGCCTGCTCTTGTGGTGGCGGGGGAAAAGGACGTATCCTCCCATCTGACAGTCAGGGGAGCAGACTGGCATGCCGACCCGTATTTTCTGAGTGAGGGTCCGAAGTGTCTGCTTACCTTGTTTGGTGCGGAGCATGGACTTGGCGGCGTTGCCGGATATGACACGGCCGAAACGACAGACGAGAACCCCGATCGAGTAGCGGCGGTGCAGCGTCTGACCTGGGCCTATCTCCGATCTTCGCTTTACTCGGAGGACCCAGCCTGGTCCGAAGCTTGTAAAGCTTTAATGGACACCCCGGATCCGCTTGGCCGAGTCGAATGCAAATGAAAATAAATAAAGTGGAGAGAGGAACGTGGAAATAATGAAAAATATGGACAATATCGAAAACTGGAAAAACAATGGATTAACACCAGCCCCAATCATTTCAGTAAAACCTGTAACCTTGCCGTCGGCGCCTGGGCGAGGGGAAGACCTGCAGGTACGGATCACAGCGCCGGCAGCAGGACAAGATCTTCCTGTTCTCATTTTCTCGCATGGTTACGGCTGGTCGCTGGATGGTTATGCACCGTTAGCCGATTTCTGGGCTGCTCACGGCTTTGTTGTTATTCAACCCACTCATCTGGACTCCAGATCGCTGAATCTGCCGCCTGAGGATCATCGTACGCCACACATTTGGCGTATTCGCGTTGAAGACATCCGGCAGATTCTAGACCAGCTCGAACTCGTCGAAGCTTCGCTTCCTGGCCTAAGCGGGCGACTTGATCGAACCTGCATCGCGGTGGCCGGACACTCCTGGGGCGGACAGACGGCAAGTATGCTGCTCGGTGCAAGGGTTTTGGATGCGAGCGGTAAACCGGGGGAGGATTGGTCTGATCCGCGGATCAAAGCGGGGGTGCTGCTCGCCACGACCGG
Encoded proteins:
- a CDS encoding alpha/beta hydrolase family protein — translated: MKNMDNIENWKNNGLTPAPIISVKPVTLPSAPGRGEDLQVRITAPAAGQDLPVLIFSHGYGWSLDGYAPLADFWAAHGFVVIQPTHLDSRSLNLPPEDHRTPHIWRIRVEDIRQILDQLELVEASLPGLSGRLDRTCIAVAGHSWGGQTASMLLGARVLDASGKPGEDWSDPRIKAGVLLATTGLGGADLTPFAAEHFPFMNPSFADMTTPALIVAGDQDQSLLSTRGPDWFTDPYVMSPGSKSLLTLFGAEHSLGGIAGYNVTETTDENPERVALIQQMTLAYLRGALGLDDWSWPAACSALKEKTPHLGRVESKTER
- a CDS encoding MarR family winged helix-turn-helix transcriptional regulator, producing MNKNQLTEEEMNIWYMWKGSFKNIFDRVIKDLSEHTGLSEGDFGILDRLDLLGGGKLRQQELADSMEWTKSRLSHHLTRMEQRGLVLRKPLDSDRGVQVIISHAGQSALEDARPVAAKAIREHFLNRLTDQDIQLITKLAHRTNTAPSVSGKVSPP
- a CDS encoding 2-hydroxyacid dehydrogenase: MKPHVYVACKIPDETESYLAKHVQYRKWEGPGAIPYEVLLEELAEADGLLTSGNKIGLELLSRAPKLKAVSTMSVGYNHFDLDAMKERGIIGTHTPNVLDDTVADLILALMLAVCRRVPELDTYVKQGQWKKGDNDVLFGLDMHHKKLGIIGMGRIGEAVAQRAHFGFGMDIVYHNRHRKPDAEHKFGAKYAEMNDLLHEADFVVLMTPLTPQTRHLFGRNEFAQMKPTGIFINASRGPVVDEEALTEALQQGQIFGAGLDVFEREPVQPDHTLLQLQNVVTLPHIGSATAQTRNDMAMLAAENLVSALLGADPQNVVPELRK
- a CDS encoding MBL fold metallo-hydrolase; protein product: MIQKLSQGIFDLNLEHNGMHPVLIWSEQDGATLIDTGMPGSLEVIQESVREAGVAWNDIRRIILTHQDIDHIGSLPAIVASLPSKPEIWAHSGDADVIEGKAPFLKMGADRIATMPEPMRQALEQLSVDLKDIRITRLLEDGEQLPVGGGLRVIYTPGHTPGHICLYVPEEELLLAADQLIVKDGLLTGPNEAFTPDMPLAIKSMSKLTSLAIRRVLCYHGGVYDQQPEEAIEKLAHASN
- a CDS encoding alpha/beta hydrolase family protein; the encoded protein is MNKLINKARNIPVSAPAPVISVSPVSLPSPGRAVELQVRVSAPITGRDLPVILLSHGHGYSNHLSSLNGYGPLANFWAAHGFVVIQPTHLDSKTLGLDTDGPEGPLFWRSRAEDMKRIMDHLDMIEDSVPGLKGRMDQNRIAAAGHSMGGHTVSLLLGARLTDPADGTEVDLSDTRIKAGVLLAAPGRGGEDLSAFAAEHYSFLLYMSFAAMQTPALVVAGEKDVSSHLTVRGADWHADPYFLSEGPKCLLTLFGAEHGLGGVAGYDTAETTDENPDRVAAVQRLTWAYLRSSLYSEDPAWSEACKALMDTPDPLGRVECK